Genomic DNA from Nitrospirota bacterium:
CGACAAAGCTTCTTTTCACAGTCATACGGAAAACCGTTTGCTGAAAGGTGTCATTTCCATGGCAATCATTTTAGCTGATTTCAAATATTTTTTTCAGCAAAACTGCCATTACAGATAATCAGGATGCATGATATCACCGAATATAATCCGGTTTATTTTTCTTGATGATCCGATAGGTGACCTGAACGTAACTGCATCATCGGAAACGTCATCGAGAATTCCCAGTGCTATTGTGTCGTCATCATGGTTGAGACCGATCAGTGTTCCCTCCCTGAACAGGGAAACGTTCCGCGCAGGCATGCTGTTGTACAGTAAAACCGCCTCATTCCTGTAAATGAGAAAGTCAGATAACAGAGATTCACGGAAATACGTTTCAAACTTGTTCTTCCGGTACAGGCTGCGAGTCACAGCATTTCGCACCTTTGCAGCAGATGATGCCTTGATTCTGTGGACAATGGCACCCTCTGTCTGTTCGATGAGATGTTCGATTTCTTCCCCTCTCTGAACAGCGATGAGATGCATAGGCCTGACGGCTTTCATCTTGCCGATTTTCAGCGATTCGCCGGCGAGACCGCTCACAAGACCAGTGGTATCGATAAGGGTGATGCCTGAAGGCTGTTTGCATATTTCAGACATCTTCCTGACCCCCCCGATCATCAGAGGGATAGATTTTGCTGGATTCAGTGTTCCGACAAATATCATTTTGTCGTGGGTAAAATTATCGAGATCTCCTTCATTGGCAAACTCTTTCTTGCAGATCGTTCCCGGAATACCGAGTGACGACTGCCCGATATCTGCATCAATAAGACATGCGGAAGTGCGGGCAGAGACCATTCTTTTCAGAAGATAGCGTATGAGAGTAGATTTGCCGGAATCGGTTGCCCCGATGACAATCGCATTTCCCCTGTGCTGCAGAAGACTCTGAACGGTGATATCCCATTCGGGTTCGGTTATGATTTCCATGATTTATTTTTAGTACTTGACCGTTACCGTGTATTGAAATATTATTATAATCATCCAAGAGTTTTTTGATAATACGATGCAGAGGAGGAGAAGAGTATGAAGAAAAGCGAATTAATTGAAATGCTGAAGAAAGACCTCGCAGATGAGCATGCGGCCATTATACGCTACCTTGTACACGGATGGCTTGAGGGAGAGGATACGCCTATCGGAGCAAGCCTGATATCCAGATCCAGAGAAGAGATGTGGCATATGCACTGGCTGGGGATGATAATCTGCAAACTGGGCGGAGAACCCGACTTCAAGCCGGCTCCTTACCCATACGATCCCACGAACAGGGCGACTATTTTCAAATCCTATGTTGCATATGAGGAAAAGCTGGTTCCTCATTACAACGGTCAGGCTGGGCGGGTCGACGATCCCCACATCAAGAGAGTCTTGCAGCGCGAGGCATGGGAATCCGCGTATCATGCAAAGAAATTTCAGCGTATACTGAACAAACTGACTCCCGTGCAGGCTAAAGGAGTTCCGGGTGGAGAAAAAGAACTTCCGGACGGACTCCTCAATCTCCTGCAGAAGGAAGTAAGCGGCAAATACAATGAAATGCTGCAGCATATCCGCTATTCATGGACTTTCCAGAAAAAGGGACTTATGGCCTGGAACCTCATGGATCAGGCGATGGAGAAGATGAAACAGGTAGCGCATTTTGCAGAAGACATCGGCGCAAACGGCATTGATGTGAAATTCAAGCCAGGCAAGCTGGATCTGACTATGGCTGTCAATAAAGCGCTTATAAAGGCCTCAGATGATGCAAAAAAAGCTTACAGGCGACACGTAAAGCTCATGAAAGACAGTGAAATACAGAAACACGGGGGGATGGCTGTCAATCTCGATCTCACTGTCCGGCAGGAACAGTTCCAGGCAGAGGAGCTGTCGGACACCGTGACGGGAACGTAACAGCAACAGCGGGGGATGAAGGTTTAGCGAAAATGATTTCCATACCTTCTTTCTTT
This window encodes:
- a CDS encoding Clp1/GlmU family protein, which translates into the protein MEIITEPEWDITVQSLLQHRGNAIVIGATDSGKSTLIRYLLKRMVSARTSACLIDADIGQSSLGIPGTICKKEFANEGDLDNFTHDKMIFVGTLNPAKSIPLMIGGVRKMSEICKQPSGITLIDTTGLVSGLAGESLKIGKMKAVRPMHLIAVQRGEEIEHLIEQTEGAIVHRIKASSAAKVRNAVTRSLYRKNKFETYFRESLLSDFLIYRNEAVLLYNSMPARNVSLFREGTLIGLNHDDDTIALGILDDVSDDAVTFRSPIGSSRKINRIIFGDIMHPDYL
- a CDS encoding ferritin-like domain-containing protein, with product MKKSELIEMLKKDLADEHAAIIRYLVHGWLEGEDTPIGASLISRSREEMWHMHWLGMIICKLGGEPDFKPAPYPYDPTNRATIFKSYVAYEEKLVPHYNGQAGRVDDPHIKRVLQREAWESAYHAKKFQRILNKLTPVQAKGVPGGEKELPDGLLNLLQKEVSGKYNEMLQHIRYSWTFQKKGLMAWNLMDQAMEKMKQVAHFAEDIGANGIDVKFKPGKLDLTMAVNKALIKASDDAKKAYRRHVKLMKDSEIQKHGGMAVNLDLTVRQEQFQAEELSDTVTGT